From the Quercus lobata isolate SW786 chromosome 6, ValleyOak3.0 Primary Assembly, whole genome shotgun sequence genome, one window contains:
- the LOC115950978 gene encoding late embryogenesis abundant protein 2-like, with the protein MASAMQNYKSGQAHGQGQAKTEEWVQSTKDTTNATKDKTASAAQSAKDKTTSAAQSAQESAQHGKDQSAGFLQQTGEQVKNMAQNTVDSVKNTIGMAENNAKK; encoded by the exons ATGGCCAGCGCAATGCAAAATTACAAATCAGGTCAAGCCCATGGACAGGGCCAG GCCAAGACTGAAGAGTGGGTTCAATCCACAAAGGACACAACCAATGCAACCAAAGACAAGACAGCTAGTGCAGCTCAATCTGCTAAAGACAAGACAACGAGTGCAGCTCAATCAGCTCAAGAGTCTGCCCAACATGGAAAGGATCAAAGTGCTGGCTTCCTCCAGCAG ACCGGAGAACAGGTGAAGAACATGGCTCAGAACACTGTAGACAGTGTGAAGAACACAATTGGAATGGCTGAAAATAACGCtaagaaatga
- the LOC115949983 gene encoding late embryogenesis abundant protein 2-like: MASAKQNYKSGQAHGQGQAKTEEWVQSTKDTANAAKDKTTSAAQSAKDRTASAAQSAQESTQHGKDQSAGFLQETGEQVKNMAQNAVDSVKNTIGMVENNAKNFTAANAGSTLGDPKSFFIGVANFNHLMPISKQKYKPTPYINKHILMYSIIPDFHVSLLYGPLTAINTSKNKAKTEEWVQSTKDTANTAKDRTASVAQSAKDRTASAAQSAQESAQHGKDQSAGFLQQTGEQVKNMAQNAVDSVKNTIGMAENNAKK, from the exons ATGGCCAGCGcaaagcaaaattacaaatcaGGTCAAGCCCATGGACAGGGCCAG GCCAAGACTGAAGAGTGGGTTCAATCCACAAAGGACACAGCCAATGCAGCCAAAGACAAGACAACTAGTGCAGCTCAATCTGCTAAAGACAGGACAGCTAGTGCAGCTCAATCAGCTCAGGAGTCTACCCAACATGGAAAGGATCAAAGTGCTGGTTTCCTCCAGGAG ACCGGAGAACAGGTGAAGAACATGGCTCAGAACGCTGTAGACAGTGTGAAGAACACGATTGGAATGGTTGAAAATAACGCTAAGAA cttcACTGCTGCTAATGCTGGTTCAACTCTCGGTGATCCAAAGTCCTTTTTCATAGGCGTTGCCAATTTCAACCACCTAATGCCTATTTCAAAGCAGAAATACAAGCCTACTCCTTACATCAACAAACACATACTTATGTATAGCATAATTCCTGACTTCCATGTGTCACTTCTCTATGGACCTTTAACTGCTATAAATACTTCTAAAAACAAG GCCAAGACTGAAGAGTGGGTTCAATCCACAAAGGACACAGCCAATACAGCCAAAGACAGGACAGCTAGTGTAGCTCAATCTGCTAAAGATAGGACAGCCAGTGCAGCTCAATCAGCTCAGGAGTCTGCCCAACATGGAAAGGATCAAAGTGCTGGCTTCCTCCAGCAG ACCGGAGAACAGGTGAAGAACATGGCTCAAAACGCTGTAGACAGTGTGAAGAACACGATTGGaatggctgaaaataatgctaagaaatga